A region from the Deinococcus sp. QL22 genome encodes:
- a CDS encoding carbohydrate ABC transporter permease, giving the protein MLRKEKFTPLQILALTLFAIYALLPLWWVIVTIFKDNGQLFSTFGLWFGDKSHLAENLNTLFTRQDGIFTRWAVNSIVYAGATAIGSVIVSAMAGYAFSAYDFKGKDALFGLILATIMVPSTALVLPLFLMMQKMGLLNTYWAVILPGLVNPFGLYLMRLFWDAGFPKDLMEAARIDGAGEWTIFQRLGLPLVRGGLVTVGLFAFVAAWNNFFLPLVAVSREDLFPLTLGLSVWNQTSSSSGQEPIYTVIVLGSLISILPLVLAFLTLGRYWQGGLANGAVKG; this is encoded by the coding sequence ATGTTACGCAAAGAAAAATTCACGCCTCTGCAAATCCTGGCCCTGACGTTGTTCGCCATTTACGCCCTGCTGCCGCTGTGGTGGGTCATCGTGACCATCTTCAAGGACAACGGGCAACTGTTTTCCACTTTCGGGCTGTGGTTCGGAGACAAGTCCCATTTGGCCGAGAACCTGAACACGCTGTTTACCCGCCAGGACGGTATTTTTACCCGGTGGGCCGTGAACAGCATCGTATACGCCGGGGCGACGGCCATCGGCAGCGTCATCGTGAGTGCTATGGCCGGATACGCTTTTTCGGCCTACGACTTTAAGGGCAAAGACGCCCTGTTCGGCCTGATTCTGGCGACCATCATGGTGCCCAGTACCGCGTTGGTGTTGCCCCTGTTCCTGATGATGCAGAAGATGGGCCTGCTGAACACCTACTGGGCCGTGATTCTGCCCGGTCTGGTCAACCCGTTCGGCCTGTACCTGATGCGCCTGTTCTGGGACGCGGGCTTTCCCAAAGACCTGATGGAAGCTGCCCGCATAGACGGCGCGGGCGAGTGGACGATTTTTCAGCGCCTCGGCCTTCCGCTGGTGCGCGGCGGCCTGGTCACGGTGGGCCTGTTTGCCTTTGTGGCGGCCTGGAACAACTTCTTCTTGCCACTGGTGGCCGTCAGCCGCGAAGACCTGTTTCCACTCACGCTGGGGCTGAGCGTCTGGAACCAGACCAGTTCCAGTAGCGGGCAAGAGCCGATTTATACCGTGATCGTGCTGGGCAGCCTGATCTCGATTTTGCCGCTGGTGCTGGCGTTCCTGACGCTGGGCCGTTACTGGCAGGGTGGGCTGGCCAACGGCGCGGTGAAGGGGTAA
- a CDS encoding beta-galactosidase: protein MTQPESGSAPHLLLATCDYPEHVPRDRWEPYARQQRELGLRFVRIAEFAWSRMEPQPEQYDWTWLDEAIAAYAAEGLGVVLCTPTATPPAWLIRAHPEILPFDEQGRVREFGSRRHYDFASPVYRQHSQRITRAMAERYGQHPAVVGWQTDNEFACHDTGRSYGGASAAAFPGWLERKYGTLDALNGAWGNVFWSMEYTDWAQIRPPNLTVTELNPSHVVDFYRFASDMVAEFQAEQVAILRELSPGRFVTHNFMIFEKGFDHYAVAKGLDFVTWDNYPTGMLEFFAPPGFDGHKVTYARTGHPDLIGFNHDLYRGMLRGSVERGAWEVGKDVFESSPPNPPPTPHDPGFWVMEQQCGQVNWAPHNPLPADGAVQLWTAQAWAHGADVVSYFRWRAATMAQEVMHSGLLRHDETPDRGSAEVGALVDAGLNRFPLGPVPARVALLHDYDSLWFYDQQKHSASLNYWAQVMAYYSALRSLGVDVDVISADADLTGYALVVAPAITLVDTDRAARWTAAVHRGVHLLCGPRTAFRTPGGETWAEGQFGPLTALVGAKLGQYDSMRPGLSQGIRDAQGQLFEAQYWAESYRLSAPDAGENNAAEALYHYAGGPLDGQAAVIRRTAGQGEVTVIGAHGPDLIRTVLEDVLAGLNVPTTRLPDGVRFSRRAGQTLVQNWLPTPVEWRGKTLAPVSFEIVGLTESVQGEQ, encoded by the coding sequence ATGACCCAACCTGAATCCGGCTCGGCCCCACACCTTCTTTTGGCGACTTGCGATTACCCGGAGCATGTGCCGCGTGACCGCTGGGAGCCGTATGCACGCCAGCAACGCGAATTGGGCCTGCGCTTCGTGCGAATCGCGGAATTTGCTTGGAGCCGCATGGAACCGCAGCCGGAGCAGTACGACTGGACGTGGTTGGATGAGGCCATCGCCGCCTACGCCGCAGAAGGCCTGGGCGTGGTGCTGTGTACGCCCACCGCCACGCCCCCCGCCTGGCTGATCCGCGCTCACCCGGAGATTTTGCCCTTTGACGAACAGGGCCGCGTGCGTGAATTTGGCTCGCGTCGCCACTACGATTTTGCGTCGCCCGTGTACCGCCAGCATTCCCAGCGCATTACGCGGGCGATGGCCGAACGCTATGGGCAGCACCCAGCGGTGGTGGGCTGGCAAACCGACAATGAATTTGCCTGCCACGACACGGGCCGCAGCTATGGCGGGGCCAGTGCCGCCGCCTTTCCCGGCTGGCTGGAGCGCAAATACGGCACGTTGGACGCGCTCAATGGGGCGTGGGGCAACGTGTTCTGGAGCATGGAATATACGGACTGGGCGCAGATTCGGCCCCCTAACCTCACCGTCACGGAACTGAACCCCAGCCACGTCGTCGATTTCTACCGCTTTGCCTCCGACATGGTGGCCGAGTTTCAGGCCGAGCAGGTCGCCATCCTGCGTGAACTCTCGCCGGGCCGCTTCGTCACGCACAATTTCATGATTTTTGAGAAGGGCTTTGACCATTACGCGGTGGCAAAGGGGCTGGATTTTGTGACCTGGGACAATTACCCCACCGGCATGCTGGAATTCTTCGCGCCGCCCGGATTCGACGGCCACAAGGTGACGTATGCCCGCACCGGCCACCCGGATCTGATCGGGTTCAATCACGATCTGTACCGGGGAATGCTGCGGGGGAGTGTAGAACGTGGAGCGTGGGAAGTAGGCAAAGATGTGTTTGAATCTTCGCCCCCTAATCCACCCCCCACCCCCCACGATCCCGGTTTCTGGGTGATGGAGCAGCAATGCGGCCAGGTCAACTGGGCACCCCATAACCCCTTGCCAGCCGACGGCGCGGTGCAGTTGTGGACGGCTCAGGCGTGGGCGCACGGGGCCGATGTCGTTTCTTATTTCCGGTGGCGGGCCGCAACCATGGCGCAGGAAGTCATGCATTCCGGCCTGCTGCGGCACGATGAAACCCCGGATCGCGGGTCTGCCGAAGTGGGCGCACTGGTAGACGCGGGCCTGAACCGGTTTCCGCTGGGGCCGGTGCCTGCGCGGGTCGCCCTGCTGCACGATTACGACAGCTTGTGGTTCTACGACCAGCAAAAACACAGCGCCAGCCTGAATTATTGGGCGCAGGTGATGGCCTATTACTCGGCGCTGCGTTCGTTGGGCGTGGATGTGGACGTGATCAGCGCCGACGCCGACCTGACCGGATACGCGCTGGTGGTGGCCCCGGCGATTACGCTGGTGGACACTGATCGGGCCGCCCGCTGGACTGCGGCGGTGCACAGGGGCGTGCATCTGTTGTGTGGGCCACGAACCGCCTTCCGCACTCCCGGCGGCGAAACGTGGGCCGAGGGGCAGTTTGGGCCGCTGACCGCGCTGGTGGGGGCCAAGTTGGGCCAATACGATTCCATGCGTCCCGGCCTGTCTCAGGGGATCAGGGATGCACAGGGCCAACTGTTCGAGGCTCAGTATTGGGCCGAAAGCTACCGTCTCAGCGCCCCCGATGCGGGAGAGAACAACGCGGCTGAGGCGCTGTACCACTACGCGGGCGGCCCGCTGGACGGCCAGGCCGCCGTAATCCGCCGCACTGCTGGGCAGGGTGAGGTCACTGTTATTGGCGCACACGGCCCCGACCTGATCCGCACCGTGTTGGAAGACGTGCTGGCGGGCCTGAACGTGCCCACCACCCGCCTGCCTGATGGCGTCAGGTTCAGCCGACGCGCAGGCCAGACGCTGGTGCAAAACTGGTTGCCTACGCCGGTGGAGTGGCGGGGCAAAACGCTCGCGCCTGTGAGTTTCGAAATTGTTGGCTTGACGGAATCAGTACAGGGAGAGCAGTGA